From a single Bryobacter aggregatus MPL3 genomic region:
- a CDS encoding HEAT repeat domain-containing protein — translation MSLPTFDIEQLKRNLQSPDSDVRGLAMQSLSIRVKHDPLIHAEALQIFRSSLRTETQAWPIIRAAHGIETILGAHEARPVWLSLLRHEDPKIVGQAAMALRDPAYVPAMIAALDRLPGREVRENLIRALGRTKDPSVAPKLVEQLADPQLRAHTVEALGDLGDPRVIPALEALLGDASEAWPVDNHGPMLYIRDLAKQSIERLQKGQGPITPFLAVPAVAVASTLSWGPRALVPYVPLLAAIAQIIWAFFVLAWSYHPQGGRGRTPAQTHLLDFVAIIPAGLGLLYAGLAVFPIYGQLSGFEKLCLIAGCIGCALIALPFAMEFFN, via the coding sequence TTGTCCTTACCTACTTTTGATATCGAGCAACTCAAGCGGAATCTGCAATCTCCAGATTCCGATGTGCGCGGACTTGCGATGCAATCGTTGTCGATTCGTGTGAAGCACGATCCTCTGATTCATGCGGAGGCGCTGCAAATCTTTCGGTCTTCTCTGCGAACAGAAACGCAGGCTTGGCCGATCATTCGTGCGGCCCATGGCATTGAAACCATCCTAGGCGCTCATGAGGCAAGACCTGTCTGGTTATCGCTATTGCGACATGAAGACCCCAAGATTGTTGGGCAGGCCGCAATGGCTCTGCGCGATCCCGCTTACGTCCCGGCCATGATTGCGGCTCTGGATCGGCTCCCGGGCCGTGAGGTCCGGGAGAACTTGATTCGGGCTCTCGGCCGGACGAAAGATCCCTCGGTTGCGCCGAAGCTGGTGGAACAACTCGCGGACCCCCAACTGCGGGCCCATACGGTGGAGGCTCTTGGCGATCTGGGCGATCCTCGTGTCATCCCGGCTCTCGAGGCCCTGCTCGGCGATGCCTCCGAGGCCTGGCCGGTCGATAATCATGGCCCGATGCTATACATCCGGGACCTTGCAAAGCAATCGATCGAACGGCTGCAGAAAGGCCAAGGGCCCATCACTCCATTCCTGGCTGTGCCCGCTGTTGCGGTGGCATCGACGCTGAGTTGGGGACCCAGGGCCCTCGTACCCTATGTGCCGCTTCTTGCCGCGATCGCGCAGATCATTTGGGCTTTTTTCGTTCTGGCGTGGAGTTATCACCCGCAGGGCGGCCGCGGCAGGACTCCTGCTCAGACTCATTTGCTCGACTTCGTTGCGATCATTCCCGCTGGCCTGGGTCTTCTCTATGCAGGCCTTGCCGTCTTTCCGATCTACGGCCAACTGAGTGGGTTTGAGAAGCTGTGTCTCATTGCCGGTTGCATCGGCTGCGCATTGATTGCGCTGCCCTTTGCGATGGAGTTTTTCAACTAA
- the hisD gene encoding histidinol dehydrogenase produces the protein MPLLRILPRTKAASLLKRRQVQLDDAIAVVRPILEAVRKNGDKALLQYARKFDNFDRKSPRVTPQECAEAAKSLSPAFVKAVKVAAANIRNFAKLQIPKPANIEIAPGLNAGYIVRPLDTVAAYIPSGRYPLPSTLLMTTQPAQVAGVPNICVTSPRFVPEIFGTAHLLGVEQTYLLGGAHAIAAFAYGTKTVPKADRIVGPGNIYVAAAKKLLAGEVGIDFVAGPTEILIIAATGNPKWIAADMLAQAEHDTDAAAILLTTSAKLAEAVAAAVELQLKTLPTAAVAKQALRRNSAILMVDSLEEACELSNQFAPEHLSIPSASLLKHLKHAGGIFIGGNSPEAAGDYASGPNHVLPTSGAARLRGGLSAADYVKVITTQQLTPEALAKLAPTITTLARAEGLEAHARSIEARLD, from the coding sequence ATGCCACTCCTCCGCATCCTCCCTCGCACAAAGGCGGCCAGCCTGCTCAAGCGGCGCCAGGTCCAACTGGACGACGCCATTGCGGTGGTTCGTCCGATTTTGGAAGCAGTCCGGAAGAACGGCGACAAGGCACTGCTGCAGTATGCGCGCAAGTTTGACAACTTTGATCGCAAGTCGCCACGGGTGACACCGCAGGAATGCGCAGAGGCGGCAAAGTCCTTGTCGCCCGCCTTTGTCAAAGCAGTGAAAGTGGCGGCGGCAAACATCCGCAACTTTGCGAAGCTGCAGATTCCGAAGCCGGCCAATATCGAGATCGCCCCGGGTCTGAACGCGGGCTACATTGTCCGTCCGCTCGATACGGTGGCGGCCTACATTCCGTCGGGCCGCTATCCCCTGCCCTCGACGCTGCTGATGACCACACAACCGGCGCAGGTTGCGGGCGTGCCCAATATCTGCGTAACCTCGCCGCGCTTTGTGCCGGAGATCTTTGGCACGGCGCACTTGCTGGGCGTCGAGCAGACTTATCTTTTGGGCGGTGCGCACGCGATTGCCGCCTTTGCGTATGGCACCAAAACGGTACCGAAGGCAGACCGCATTGTCGGCCCTGGCAACATCTATGTCGCGGCCGCAAAGAAACTGCTGGCGGGTGAAGTGGGCATCGACTTTGTCGCTGGGCCCACCGAGATTCTGATCATCGCCGCGACAGGTAACCCGAAGTGGATTGCCGCCGACATGCTGGCCCAGGCCGAGCATGATACGGATGCGGCAGCAATTCTGCTGACCACTTCGGCGAAGCTCGCCGAGGCCGTCGCAGCAGCGGTGGAACTGCAACTGAAGACGCTGCCCACGGCCGCAGTCGCTAAGCAAGCCTTGCGCCGCAACTCCGCGATTCTCATGGTAGATTCGCTCGAGGAAGCCTGTGAGCTGTCGAATCAGTTTGCGCCGGAACACCTTTCGATCCCCAGCGCGAGTCTATTGAAGCACCTGAAGCACGCGGGCGGCATCTTCATTGGCGGCAACTCCCCCGAGGCGGCTGGCGACTACGCCTCCGGCCCGAATCATGTGCTGCCCACCAGCGGCGCTGCCCGCCTGCGCGGAGGACTGTCCGCAGCCGACTATGTCAAGGTCATCACGACGCAGCAACTGACCCCCGAGGCGCTGGCCAAGCTGGCTCCCACCATCACGACGCTGGCCCGGGCCGAAGGGCTGGAGGCACACGCGCGTTCTATCGAAGCGAGGCTCGACTAA
- a CDS encoding M23 family metallopeptidase: MPHWTQSFLLLVVLGSSAAEVQESFEAMVIEAPAPITVAGRTQLYYELHLTNFSSKPLQLETVRVHNADNGAVLQEIGGAALAARTSILGAVAGPVAPGRRAILYLELDLGTAAPRAIEHEIAYLSNGERSSYRLRGGRSEVSSRQAIVVGMPVSGGPWVAVHHPDWARGHRRVVYTVEGRPRIPGRFAIDWVKVDALGRTIAKDSDRVDAAFGYDAAALAVADAVVVAIRNDFAESSLVSQNPKHALGEGSGNYVVLQLTKDRFAIYEHLRPGSATVAVGDRVRLGQKIGALGFTGDSTGPHLHFHMADGANDLNAEGVPFAFDRFTVLGHYRDISKLGSAPWEPAEKIERKKEWPAPNAVLQVEAAHR, from the coding sequence ATGCCTCACTGGACCCAGAGCTTTCTTCTCCTCGTTGTCCTCGGCAGTTCCGCCGCGGAAGTACAAGAGTCCTTCGAGGCGATGGTGATCGAGGCTCCAGCCCCCATCACCGTGGCAGGAAGAACCCAACTCTACTACGAGTTGCATCTGACAAACTTCAGTTCGAAGCCGCTACAACTCGAGACGGTTCGCGTGCACAATGCGGACAACGGCGCGGTGTTGCAAGAGATTGGGGGTGCGGCGCTCGCGGCACGGACCAGCATCCTTGGCGCAGTTGCCGGCCCTGTGGCGCCAGGGCGCAGGGCGATTCTATATCTCGAGTTAGATCTTGGCACGGCGGCGCCCCGTGCAATTGAGCATGAGATTGCCTATCTGTCCAACGGGGAGCGCAGCAGCTATCGGCTGCGCGGCGGGCGAAGTGAGGTGAGTTCCCGACAAGCGATCGTTGTCGGGATGCCGGTCAGTGGCGGGCCGTGGGTGGCCGTTCATCATCCAGACTGGGCTCGCGGCCATCGCCGTGTGGTCTATACCGTGGAGGGCCGCCCACGCATCCCCGGACGCTTTGCCATTGACTGGGTGAAGGTAGATGCACTTGGCCGGACCATCGCAAAAGATTCCGATCGGGTGGACGCTGCCTTTGGCTATGATGCAGCGGCGCTGGCGGTCGCAGATGCAGTGGTGGTGGCCATTCGCAACGACTTTGCAGAGAGCAGTCTCGTGTCGCAGAATCCGAAGCACGCACTCGGCGAAGGATCAGGCAACTATGTGGTGCTGCAGTTGACCAAGGATCGATTTGCGATCTATGAGCACTTGCGTCCGGGCAGCGCCACAGTGGCGGTAGGAGATCGAGTGCGCCTGGGGCAGAAGATTGGCGCCTTGGGTTTTACGGGAGACTCCACCGGACCGCATCTGCACTTTCATATGGCAGACGGCGCGAATGATCTGAATGCCGAAGGAGTGCCTTTCGCGTTTGACCGGTTCACGGTGCTGGGCCATTACAGGGACATCTCGAAGTTGGGATCGGCGCCTTGGGAGCCAGCGGAGAAAATAGAACGGAAGAAGGAATGGCCGGCCCCGAATGCCGTTCTACAAGTCGAGGCGGCTCATCGTTGA
- the hisC gene encoding histidinol-phosphate transaminase: MDFPELKPRAAIDRMAAYHPPSAGRAGKLRLDFNENTQGASPKVLAKIQEVLTADALTIYPEYTTVLPTLAKFFEVGEDELVMTNGTDEAIQILINAFVEDDDDVVILTPSYAMYRFYAEVAGAKVRTLPYRKDTLKFPLEELLETIRPETKAILISNPNNPTGTAIKREGMERILDAAPQAAVLIDEAYYEFCGITMLPYLNEYPNLFVSRTFSKVYGMAALRVGCLFSNSKNMAAIHKSHSPYSVNYLAAIAAKTAVEDTSFLRNTVTEVLAAREVLTAGLEKIGVPYVPSQANFVLLHIGPKAQEVCDQLKAAGILVRNRSYEIPGCVRVTVGSQEQTRRFLTTFEPLWKEIQK; this comes from the coding sequence ATGGACTTTCCTGAACTCAAACCCCGCGCCGCCATCGATCGCATGGCCGCCTATCATCCGCCAAGTGCGGGCCGCGCCGGCAAGCTGCGGCTGGACTTCAACGAGAATACCCAAGGCGCGAGCCCGAAGGTCCTGGCGAAGATCCAGGAGGTGCTGACCGCCGACGCGCTCACGATCTATCCGGAATACACCACCGTGCTGCCCACGCTCGCCAAGTTCTTCGAGGTGGGCGAGGATGAGCTGGTCATGACGAATGGCACCGACGAGGCGATCCAGATACTGATCAATGCCTTTGTCGAGGATGACGACGATGTCGTGATCCTCACACCGAGCTATGCGATGTACCGCTTTTATGCTGAGGTGGCGGGCGCGAAAGTGCGCACGCTGCCCTATCGCAAGGACACGCTCAAGTTTCCTCTCGAGGAGTTACTCGAAACGATCCGGCCAGAGACGAAGGCGATTCTGATCTCGAATCCGAATAACCCCACCGGCACGGCAATCAAGCGGGAAGGCATGGAGCGTATTCTCGACGCCGCGCCGCAGGCCGCCGTATTGATCGATGAGGCTTACTACGAGTTCTGCGGCATCACGATGCTGCCCTATCTGAACGAGTATCCGAACCTGTTTGTCAGCCGCACCTTCTCGAAGGTTTACGGCATGGCCGCCCTGCGTGTCGGCTGTCTGTTCTCAAACTCGAAGAACATGGCGGCGATTCACAAATCGCACTCGCCGTATTCCGTCAACTACCTGGCCGCCATCGCGGCCAAGACAGCCGTCGAGGACACCAGCTTCCTGCGCAACACGGTGACCGAGGTGTTGGCCGCGCGCGAAGTATTGACGGCCGGCCTCGAGAAGATCGGCGTCCCCTATGTGCCGAGCCAGGCGAATTTCGTGCTGCTGCACATTGGCCCGAAGGCGCAGGAGGTCTGCGACCAGCTCAAGGCCGCAGGCATCCTGGTGCGCAACCGCAGTTATGAGATTCCAGGCTGCGTGCGTGTCACGGTAGGGTCGCAGGAGCAGACTCGCCGCTTTCTTACAACATTTGAACCGCTTTGGAAGGAGATCCAGAAGTGA
- the hisG gene encoding ATP phosphoribosyltransferase yields MKLKLGIPKGSLESATIDIFRRAGFQITTSSRSYFPSIDDPEIECMLIRAQEMARYVEDGILDAGLTGRDWVEENDSQVVAVADLIYSRASFTKVRWVLAVPENSDIQSVKDLEGKIIATELVGATKRYLARNGVTAKVEFSWGATEVKPPILADAIVEVTETGNSLRANKLRIVETILESNTQLIANQKSYEDPEKRRKLADIKLLLDGAIAALGKVGLILNVEKANLDRVLAVLPALKMPTISHLSDEKWVAVHTILDETTVRTIIPRLKEAGGQGIVEYPLNKVIL; encoded by the coding sequence ATGAAGCTGAAACTTGGTATCCCAAAAGGCTCGCTCGAAAGCGCGACCATCGACATCTTCCGCCGCGCCGGATTCCAGATCACCACCAGTTCGCGCAGCTACTTTCCTTCGATTGACGACCCCGAGATCGAGTGCATGCTGATCCGCGCCCAAGAGATGGCCCGCTATGTCGAGGACGGGATTCTCGATGCCGGCCTGACGGGCCGCGACTGGGTGGAAGAGAACGATTCGCAAGTGGTTGCCGTCGCCGATCTCATCTATAGCCGCGCCAGCTTTACCAAGGTGCGCTGGGTGCTGGCGGTGCCGGAGAATTCCGACATCCAGTCGGTGAAGGACCTCGAAGGCAAGATCATCGCCACCGAACTGGTGGGGGCCACCAAGCGCTACCTCGCGCGCAATGGTGTCACCGCAAAGGTGGAGTTCTCCTGGGGCGCAACCGAAGTGAAGCCACCGATCCTGGCCGACGCGATTGTGGAAGTCACCGAGACCGGCAATTCTCTGCGCGCCAATAAGCTACGCATTGTCGAAACGATTCTCGAGTCGAACACGCAGCTCATTGCCAACCAGAAGTCGTATGAGGATCCGGAGAAGCGCCGGAAGCTGGCGGACATCAAGCTGCTGCTCGATGGCGCGATTGCGGCGCTGGGCAAAGTAGGGTTGATCCTCAATGTCGAGAAGGCCAATCTCGATCGGGTGCTCGCGGTGCTGCCGGCGTTGAAGATGCCCACCATCTCGCATCTCTCCGATGAAAAATGGGTTGCCGTGCATACGATTCTCGATGAGACCACGGTGCGCACGATCATCCCGCGCCTGAAGGAAGCAGGCGGTCAGGGCATTGTCGAATATCCGTTGAACAAAGTCATCCTCTAA
- a CDS encoding ABC transporter ATP-binding protein/permease, protein MHKLNLKLLKRTFQLAKPYWISDEKRKAGWFLFLLLILLVASTQLDVLFNQQSGEFTSALAAKDPPRFWKSIREFFMILVVGVPVYAYYNYVRDSLALRWRRWLTHRFLNRYFTDRGYYHLVSHPEVDNPDQRIADDIGSFTTQSISFLLVFAGAFFQLIAFSWVLWSISSLLLLVLFLYAAIATGVTFGLFGEKMVSLYYMQRRREADFRFGLVRIRENAEAIALYHGERQEENQVLKFFAKLFANRTQLIGWSLRLNFFYYGNSFLTMVLPTLVIAPRVLAGELEVGSIVQATGAFSAILGALTLLLDNLEDLSRFAASVGRLENFSQGLIAHTLDPLPKEGDPAPTRILAKEGEHLGFDNVTLHTPNRERTLVKGLSVMIPAGEGLLIVGASGLGKSSLLRAMAGLWDAGHGTLHRPKAEDMLFLPQHAYMVLGSLRDQLNYPNLERDISEEEIRAVLEAVNLPGLVERCGGLDDELDFEKVLSVGERQRLAFARVLLKRPRYVLLDEATSALDRENEAFLYGKLSEIQTTLISVSHHPGLVRYHSQVLELKSESEWLLHRAADFRFTAELVE, encoded by the coding sequence ATGCACAAACTCAATCTCAAGCTCCTGAAGCGCACTTTTCAGCTTGCGAAGCCCTATTGGATCTCAGACGAAAAGCGCAAAGCAGGCTGGTTTCTGTTCTTGCTCCTCATCTTGTTGGTGGCCAGTACGCAACTGGACGTGCTCTTCAACCAGCAGTCCGGCGAGTTCACTTCGGCGCTGGCCGCGAAGGATCCACCTCGGTTCTGGAAGTCCATCCGTGAGTTCTTCATGATTCTTGTTGTCGGGGTGCCCGTTTATGCTTACTACAACTATGTGCGCGATTCCCTCGCCCTGCGCTGGCGGCGTTGGCTCACGCACCGATTTCTGAACCGCTATTTTACAGATCGCGGCTATTACCATCTCGTCTCCCATCCTGAAGTCGACAATCCGGACCAGCGGATTGCCGATGATATCGGCTCCTTCACCACGCAGTCCATTAGCTTCCTGCTGGTCTTTGCAGGCGCTTTTTTCCAGTTGATCGCCTTTAGTTGGGTGTTATGGTCGATTTCGAGCCTGCTGCTGCTCGTCCTCTTTCTCTATGCCGCAATTGCGACCGGGGTCACCTTCGGCCTCTTTGGCGAAAAGATGGTGTCGCTCTATTACATGCAGCGGCGGCGCGAAGCCGACTTCCGCTTCGGTCTCGTGCGCATCCGGGAGAACGCCGAAGCGATTGCGCTGTATCACGGGGAACGGCAGGAAGAGAACCAGGTCCTCAAGTTCTTCGCCAAGCTCTTTGCCAATCGAACCCAATTGATCGGATGGTCTTTACGCCTGAACTTCTTCTATTACGGCAACAGCTTTCTCACTATGGTGCTGCCCACGCTGGTGATTGCGCCACGCGTTCTTGCCGGAGAGCTGGAGGTCGGCAGCATTGTACAGGCGACAGGTGCTTTCTCTGCCATTCTCGGTGCACTCACGCTTCTGCTCGATAATCTCGAAGACCTCAGCCGTTTCGCTGCCAGCGTCGGACGCCTCGAGAATTTCTCCCAGGGACTCATCGCACACACCCTCGATCCACTTCCCAAGGAAGGCGATCCGGCGCCCACCAGAATCCTGGCGAAAGAAGGCGAACATCTCGGCTTTGACAATGTCACGCTGCATACTCCCAATCGCGAACGCACTCTTGTCAAAGGGCTCAGTGTCATGATCCCGGCGGGAGAAGGCCTTCTGATTGTCGGAGCCAGCGGCTTGGGCAAGAGTTCTTTGCTGCGTGCGATGGCCGGCCTCTGGGACGCGGGGCACGGAACATTGCACCGTCCCAAGGCGGAAGATATGTTGTTTCTTCCCCAGCATGCGTACATGGTTCTAGGAAGTCTGCGCGATCAACTCAACTATCCGAATCTGGAACGGGACATTTCAGAAGAGGAGATTCGGGCCGTTCTGGAGGCAGTCAATCTCCCAGGCCTGGTGGAACGCTGCGGAGGCTTAGATGATGAACTGGATTTTGAGAAGGTGCTGTCAGTCGGGGAGCGCCAACGTCTCGCGTTTGCGCGTGTTCTCTTGAAGCGTCCGCGCTATGTTTTGCTGGACGAAGCGACGAGTGCACTCGATCGCGAGAATGAAGCGTTCTTATACGGCAAGCTGAGCGAGATCCAGACAACGCTGATCAGCGTGAGCCATCATCCGGGTCTTGTGAGGTATCACTCGCAGGTGCTCGAATTGAAATCAGAGAGCGAGTGGCTGCTGCACCGGGCGGCTGACTTCCGTTTCACCGCAGAACTGGTGGAGTAG
- a CDS encoding TonB-dependent receptor domain-containing protein has product MQSAQYGAQYGRASGSQINVVSKSGSNAFHGTAWEFLRNQKLDARPFNSVTSTLPKNQRNQFGATVGGPILKNRLFFFGAYERLTLRQAGVGLTTVLVPTAAQRKGDFSSTPNLVFDPDTLTNGTRTPFPNDIIPTTRLNGLTQAAMNALPLPNVGTNQYVNSNGIVKQDGNNYSGRIDYNLSQTSTLFGRYSASTEDSITPDVVPGRDRVGYVRPQNVSIGWNRVFTANAVNELRLGYNRLLFQDGLPEPTFNVGGTQQLLPRFRPTGYAVMGGAGAFTGTTGGGTVLTRNNTYQIYDNFTWTRGRHTIRIGGEIMRLDYNRAEAASPLGDFQFSQGYTSRTAANDGTGNVLATMILGLPNQGNRQLVPTRLDARQTSGGLYVQDDWKILPKLTLNLGLRYELAEPLWDRRGQMSSVDYSKVPWPTDIFATGAIGVYRPTLFTCGLGGYARGCAEIDRNNFAPRVGLAWNVLPKTVIRAGGGLFYANTDFNGLLQLARSLPTNISQNLSAASAFVPSFRNFDIFGNSASVGGTALTQAGIDLHQRSSYSPQVSFAIQREISSNSVFEVSYLGTFGIKLQQNVQPNNAQPGPGNVDAKRPYAGLVFDPGMVFPSYVKPISNTVPVTQVNMYALSAQSNYHALLARFERRYSKGFSWLSSYTYAKAITNAPQFRNAGGANGSENSPPQDSYNLRAERGLASFDLRQRWVNTVVYDLPFKGLLFGGWQISGITQLQGGFPFTINISGDTAGIGGGTGGILIRANAVPGKTSYLDPSQRSTQQFFNTSAFALTPAFQFGNVGRNTVTGPGLFNVDTTVARNFKIREGMGLQFRAEFFNLLNTPNHLIVGRLINVPDQFGKVLNQLDPRQIQFALKLNF; this is encoded by the coding sequence GTGCAGTCGGCTCAATATGGCGCCCAGTATGGCCGCGCTTCCGGTTCTCAGATCAATGTCGTGTCGAAGTCTGGTTCTAATGCCTTTCATGGCACCGCCTGGGAGTTTCTGAGGAATCAGAAGCTGGACGCACGTCCCTTCAACTCGGTCACCTCGACGCTGCCGAAGAATCAGCGCAATCAGTTTGGCGCAACCGTAGGCGGCCCGATCCTCAAAAACCGTTTGTTCTTTTTTGGCGCCTATGAACGGCTAACGCTGCGGCAGGCTGGGGTCGGACTGACGACGGTCCTGGTGCCAACGGCGGCACAGCGCAAGGGAGATTTCTCGAGCACACCCAATCTTGTTTTTGATCCGGATACCCTCACGAACGGAACGCGCACCCCCTTTCCGAATGACATCATTCCGACTACCCGGCTGAACGGGCTCACCCAGGCCGCGATGAACGCCCTTCCCTTGCCCAACGTCGGCACAAACCAGTACGTCAACTCCAACGGCATCGTGAAGCAGGACGGCAATAACTACTCGGGCCGCATCGATTACAACCTTTCGCAGACCTCCACTTTGTTTGGCCGCTATTCGGCATCCACAGAGGACAGCATCACCCCAGACGTCGTTCCCGGACGGGACCGCGTGGGCTATGTCCGGCCGCAGAACGTTTCCATCGGCTGGAATCGAGTCTTCACTGCCAATGCAGTGAACGAGTTGCGGCTCGGCTATAACAGGCTCCTGTTTCAGGACGGTCTCCCGGAGCCCACATTTAACGTGGGTGGCACACAGCAGTTGCTGCCACGCTTCCGCCCCACTGGCTATGCCGTCATGGGCGGGGCCGGCGCCTTCACAGGAACCACTGGTGGAGGAACTGTCCTCACGCGCAACAATACCTACCAGATCTACGACAACTTCACCTGGACCCGTGGCCGTCATACGATCCGCATCGGAGGCGAGATCATGCGCCTGGACTACAATCGCGCCGAGGCCGCCTCTCCCCTGGGAGACTTTCAGTTCTCGCAGGGCTACACCAGCCGAACCGCCGCCAATGATGGAACCGGAAATGTACTCGCTACGATGATTCTGGGCCTGCCCAACCAGGGAAATCGCCAACTCGTGCCCACACGCCTGGATGCGCGCCAGACTTCCGGTGGACTCTACGTGCAGGACGACTGGAAGATCCTTCCCAAGCTGACGCTCAATCTCGGCCTGCGCTATGAACTGGCGGAACCGCTTTGGGATCGTCGCGGGCAGATGTCCAGCGTTGACTACTCTAAGGTACCTTGGCCCACCGACATCTTCGCCACCGGCGCCATCGGTGTCTACCGTCCCACGCTCTTCACCTGCGGACTGGGCGGCTATGCGCGTGGTTGCGCCGAGATCGATCGCAATAACTTTGCACCCCGCGTTGGCCTGGCCTGGAATGTGCTGCCCAAGACGGTGATCCGCGCCGGCGGCGGCCTCTTCTATGCGAATACCGACTTCAACGGCCTGCTGCAATTGGCTCGCAGCCTACCCACCAACATCTCGCAGAATCTGAGCGCGGCATCGGCCTTTGTTCCTTCGTTCCGGAACTTCGATATCTTCGGCAACAGCGCAAGTGTCGGGGGAACAGCGCTGACTCAGGCCGGCATCGATCTGCACCAGCGGTCGAGCTACTCGCCGCAAGTCTCCTTCGCCATCCAGCGTGAGATCTCGTCGAACTCCGTGTTTGAAGTGAGCTATCTCGGTACCTTTGGCATCAAGCTGCAGCAGAATGTGCAGCCGAACAATGCGCAGCCCGGCCCAGGCAATGTGGACGCGAAGCGGCCATATGCAGGACTGGTCTTTGACCCAGGCATGGTCTTCCCCAGCTATGTCAAACCGATCTCGAACACCGTGCCGGTGACGCAGGTGAATATGTACGCGCTGTCCGCACAGTCGAACTATCATGCGCTACTCGCTCGCTTTGAGCGGCGCTACTCAAAAGGCTTCTCCTGGCTCAGCTCTTACACCTACGCAAAGGCCATCACAAACGCACCGCAGTTTCGCAATGCGGGCGGCGCCAACGGCAGTGAGAACTCGCCGCCACAGGATTCCTACAACCTACGTGCCGAACGTGGACTGGCCAGCTTTGATCTGCGCCAGCGCTGGGTCAACACGGTGGTCTACGACTTGCCGTTCAAGGGCTTGCTCTTTGGTGGCTGGCAGATCTCCGGCATCACGCAACTACAGGGCGGCTTCCCCTTCACGATCAACATCAGCGGAGATACGGCGGGGATTGGCGGCGGCACCGGTGGCATTCTGATCCGGGCCAATGCGGTTCCTGGCAAGACTTCCTATCTGGACCCCTCGCAGCGCTCCACACAGCAGTTCTTCAACACCAGCGCCTTTGCACTGACGCCCGCCTTCCAGTTTGGAAACGTTGGCCGCAACACCGTGACCGGGCCGGGACTCTTCAACGTCGATACGACAGTCGCCCGCAACTTCAAGATTCGGGAAGGCATGGGCCTGCAGTTCCGTGCGGAGTTCTTCAACCTACTCAACACCCCGAACCATTTGATTGTTGGGCGGCTCATCAATGTGCCCGATCAGTTTGGCAAGGTGCTGAATCAGCTGGACCCACGGCAGATCCAGTTTGCGCTGAAGTTGAACTTCTAG
- the hisI gene encoding phosphoribosyl-AMP cyclohydrolase, with protein MSIPKLDYSKLDGLITAVIQDWKSQRVLMVGFMNEDAFAKTLESGKCCFYSRSRNKLWLKGESSGHFLNVKEIRTDCDNDTLLIFAEAVGPGVCHEGFESCFAKKLNAENVFEYVDSKTYNADEVYKH; from the coding sequence TTGTCAATACCAAAACTCGATTACTCAAAACTCGACGGCCTCATCACTGCCGTCATCCAGGATTGGAAATCGCAGCGCGTCCTCATGGTTGGATTCATGAATGAAGACGCCTTTGCGAAGACGCTTGAAAGCGGCAAGTGCTGTTTCTATTCGCGCAGCCGCAACAAGCTTTGGCTGAAGGGAGAATCCTCAGGTCACTTCCTCAATGTGAAAGAGATCCGTACCGACTGCGACAATGACACCTTGCTCATCTTTGCGGAAGCCGTCGGGCCCGGTGTCTGCCACGAAGGGTTCGAATCCTGCTTCGCCAAGAAGCTCAACGCAGAGAATGTCTTCGAGTACGTTGACTCCAAAACTTATAACGCCGACGAGGTCTACAAACACTAG
- a CDS encoding carboxypeptidase-like regulatory domain-containing protein, which yields MSRFALLLLNLSLLVFAQTDTATLSGTVFDTASAVVPNATLTVVNRATRLERTTQSGAEGRYQFNLLPPGSYELKVNASGFKLFADSEVRLQVAQNAVLNPTLAVGATSEMIEVSGSASLLNTESAASGTNITQEKIVSLPLNGRQFIQLALLVPGANSGGRQVQQNTARLNQTGGFSSSGAVPTTIFFSLTERPIPTPITMASAIRLSSIRCRNFRCSRLNMAPSMAALPVLRSMSCRSLVLMPFMAPPGSF from the coding sequence ATGTCCCGCTTCGCATTGCTTCTCCTCAATCTGAGTCTGCTAGTCTTCGCTCAAACTGACACTGCCACTTTAAGTGGCACGGTTTTTGACACAGCCTCAGCCGTTGTTCCGAATGCCACCTTGACGGTCGTCAATCGAGCAACGCGTCTGGAACGGACGACGCAATCTGGAGCCGAAGGACGCTACCAGTTCAATCTTCTGCCTCCCGGCTCCTACGAGTTGAAAGTAAATGCAAGCGGCTTTAAGCTCTTTGCGGATTCTGAAGTCCGCCTGCAAGTGGCACAGAACGCCGTGCTGAACCCGACGCTTGCCGTCGGCGCCACCAGCGAGATGATCGAAGTCTCCGGCAGCGCTTCGCTTCTCAATACGGAGTCAGCGGCCTCCGGGACAAACATCACACAGGAAAAGATTGTCTCGCTGCCTCTGAATGGGCGGCAGTTCATTCAGCTCGCGTTGCTGGTACCGGGCGCGAACTCCGGTGGGCGCCAGGTGCAGCAGAACACGGCGCGCCTCAATCAAACCGGTGGTTTTTCTTCCTCCGGGGCCGTACCAACAACAATCTTTTTCTCTTTGACGGAGCGTCCAATACCGACCCCGATTACAATGGCCTCAGCTATTCGCCTATCATCGATTCGCTGCAGGAATTTCAGGTGCAGTCGGCTCAATATGGCGCCCAGTATGGCCGCGCTTCCGGTTCTCAGATCAATGTCGTGTCGAAGTCTGGTTCTAATGCCTTTCATGGCACCGCCTGGGAGTTTCTGA